The following coding sequences are from one Prunus dulcis unplaced genomic scaffold, ALMONDv2, whole genome shotgun sequence window:
- the LOC117613511 gene encoding cysteine-rich repeat secretory protein 38-like — protein MAPLMFSLRFLFFLSPVLFLMISAQSLAQPPDFLGQWCYNANVSFTPNSTYQTNLNTLLSSLSSPSNDGNGYGFYNSSYGENPDQVHAIGLCRGDVTGDICRDCLSNSTQKLPQVCPYQKEALGVYRQCMLHYANRSIYGAMETLPAFWLLNLENVSSSVDGFFQELRTLLEDLSRQAAGNGSLRKFAVGTATAPNFQTIYGLAQCTPDLTEQVCSDCLVGALGDIPECCQGKQGGRIFKPSCNVGYEIYRFYDPTTVRPLPSSSPPLSSPPPPPLSTSTGGSKSNRSRTVIIIVVPIVVSVVLIVIFFCICLRVRRTKKKLETRKLLP, from the exons ATGGCGCCATTAATGTTCTCCTTAAGATTTCTGTTCTTCCTTTCTCCAGTTTTGTTCCTCATGATCAGCGCTCAATCCCTTGCTCAGCCGCCTGATTTTCTAGGCCAATGGTGTTACAACGCTAACGTCAGCTTCACCCCCAACAGTACCTACCAGACAAACCTCAAcactcttctctcttctctttcttcccccTCCAACGACGGCAATGGCTACGGCTTCTACAACTCATCCTACGGGGAAAACCCCGACCAGGTTCACGCAATCGGGCTATGTCGAGGGGATGTCACGGGGGACATTTGCCGTGACTGCCTCAGCAACTCCACACAAAAGCTCCCACAGGTCTGTCCCTATCAAAAGGAAGCTTTAGGCGTATATCGCCAGTGCATGCTTCACTACGCCAACCGCTCCATCTACGGCGCCATGGAAACTCTCCCTGCTTTCTGGCTGTTGAACTTAGAGAATGTGTCCTCCTCCGTCGACGGGTTTTTTCAAGAGCTGAGGACGCTACTGGAGGACCTAAGTCGTCAAGCTGCGGGGAACGGTTCACTTCGAAAATTTGCGGTAGGGACTGCAACCGCTCCCAACTTCCAAACAATCTATGGACTTGCGCAGTGTACGCCGGATTTGACCGAGCAGGTCTGCAGTGATTGCTTGGTTGGTGCTTTGGGAGATATCCCAGAATGTTGTCAGGGGAAGCAAGGTGGTAGAATTTTTAAACCCAGCTGTAATGTTGGGTATGAGATTTATCGCTTCTATGACCCTACAACTGTCCGACCATTGCCTTCTTCGTCGCCGCCACTGTCTAGTCCTCCTCCACCGCCACTGTCAACCAGTACTGGag GATCGAAGAGTAACAGATCTCGGACTGTCATCATTATTGTTGTGCCAATTGTCGTTTCTGTGGTACTAATAGTTATATTCTTCTGCATTTGTTTAAGAGTAAGGAggacaaagaaaaaacttgaaaCTAGGAAGTTACTTCCAG